One window of the Salvia splendens isolate huo1 chromosome 1, SspV2, whole genome shotgun sequence genome contains the following:
- the LOC121793430 gene encoding sialyltransferase-like protein 2, with translation MRLLQLAFLVALTSGIGALLVYITGVSNFDRPPGLSSDDLEALRSLQSHFGKCVSANGLGLQAVRGRDDCEVSLQFPSETVPKWKDPKSGELEGLTFDFNLCEAVATWEQVRNSTTVLTREYIDALPNGWRDYAWRRINKGALLNQCENKTLCMEKLSLVLPDNPPYTPRQFSRCAVIGNSGDLLRNKFGNEIDSYDAVFRENGAPIENFTEYVGTKSTFRLLNRGSAKALDKVAELYDKGKEVLIVKTTIHDIMNKMIREVPILNPVYLMLGASFGSAAKGTGLKALEFALSICDTVDMYGFTVDPGYKEWTRYFSESRQGHTPLHGRAYYQMMECLGHIKIHSPMRSDPNRIVKSVPSRSLITAARIASEKLLRRVGAGSSDPLAKCSIIAKQIRGKSNQVLSSRNAAVEHQKYVKSTRMYPLEHHPRHGQLCTVPSR, from the exons ATGAGGCTGTTGCAGCTAGCATTTTTGGTTGCTTTAACCTCTGGGATTGGAGCTCTTCTCGTTTACATCACTGGTGTTTCCAATTTCG ATCGGCCGCCTGGTCTTTCCAGTGATGATCTGGAGGCATTGAGATCTTTACAGAGTCATTTCGGCAAGTGTGTG AGTGCAAATGGTTTAGGTTTACAAGCTGTAAGGGGTAGAGATGATTGTGAGGTTTCGCTGCAGTTCCCCAGTGAGACTGTCCCGAAATGG AAAGATCCGAAATCGGGAGAACTTGAAGGCTTGACTTTTGATTTCAATCTTTGCGAAGCAGTGGCTACATGGGAGCAG GTGCGGAATAGTACTACTGTTCTGACTCGAGAATACATTGACGCTTTGCCAAATGGATGGAGAGATTATGCTTGGCGGAGGATCAATAAGGGAGCCCTACT GAATCAATGCGAGAATAAAACTCTGTGCATGGAGAAACTCTCACTGGTGCTTCCGGATAATCCTCCTTATACGCCAAGGCAATTTAGCCGATGTGCTGTCATTGGTAATTCAGGTGATCTTCTAAGAAACAAGTTTGGAAATGAAATAGATAGCTATGATGCTGTTTTCAGAGAGAACGGAGCGCCTATAGAG AATTTCACAGAATATGTTGGTACGAAAAGCACCTTTCGCCTCCTCAACAGGGGTTCTGCAAAAGCTCTTGATAAAGTCGCAGAGTTGTATG ACAAGGGAAAGGAGGTCTTGATCGTCAAAACAACAATTCATGATATCATGAACAAGATGATCCGG GAAGTTCCCATACTAAATCCAGTTTATCTGATGCTAGGAGCATCATTTGGCTCAGCTGCAAAAGGCACCGGGCTAAAGGCTCTTGAATTTGCTCTCTCCATTTGTGACACTGTTGATATGTATGGTTTTACTGTTGATCCTGGTTATAAAGAATG GACTAGGTATTTTTCAGAATCTCGACAAGGGCACACCCCTCTGCATGGTCGGGCATACTATCAAATGATGGAATGTCTTGGT CATATCAAAATCCACTCTCCAATGCGGTCTGATCCAAATCGGATAGTGAAGTCAGTACCGAGCCGCAGCTTAATTACAGCAGCCCGCATTGCATCAGAGAAGTTGTTAAG GAGAGTTGGAGCTGGATCTTCAGATCCCTTAGCCAAATGCTCCATCATTGCAAAGCAAATTAGGGGCAAGTCGAACCAAGTATTGAGCTCAAGAAACGCTGCCGTTGAGCATCAAAAATATGTGAAAAGTACGAGAATGTATCCTCTGGAACACCATCCTAGGCACGGACAGCTCTGCACAGTTCCATCCAGGTAG